In one Triticum urartu cultivar G1812 unplaced genomic scaffold, Tu2.1 TuUngrouped_contig_5736, whole genome shotgun sequence genomic region, the following are encoded:
- the LOC125529633 gene encoding lactoylglutathione lyase isoform X1: MKGVLQKPLEPPQRGSKRNQTESSRLSAGSNFRGMATGSEAGKPAEVVLEWPKQDKKRMLHAVYRVGDLDRTIKCYTECFGMKLLRKRDVPEEKYTNAFLGFGPEDTNFALELTYNYGVDKYDIGAGFGHFAIANEDVYKLAETIKSSSCCKITREPGPVKGGSTVIAFAQDPDGYMFELIQRGPTPEPLCQVMLRVGDLDRSIMFYEKALGMKLLRKKDVPQYKYTIAMMGYAEEDKTTVLELTYNYGVTEYNKGNAYAQVAIGTDDVYKSAEAVELVTKELGGKILRQPGPLPGLNTKITSFLDPDGWKVVLVDHADFLKELH, from the exons ATGAAGGGAGTACTGCAGAAGCCTCTAGAACCTCCTCAGCGTGGGTCCAAACGAAACCAAACCGAATCAAGCCGATTATCTGCCGGATCGAATTTCCGAG GGATGGCAACCGGTAGCGAAGCTGGAAAGCCCGCGGAGGTCGTGCTGGAGTGGCCTAAGCAGGACAAAAAGAGGATGCTGCATGCTGTTTACCGTGTGGGAGATCTGGACCGTACCATTAA GTGTTACACAGAATGCTTTGGGATGAAGCTGTTGAGGAAAAGAGATGTTCCTGAAGAGAAGTACACCAATGCGTTTCTTGGGTTTGGACCTGAGGACACTAATTTTGCACTTGAGCTGACTTACA ATTATGGTGTTGACAAGTATGACATTGGAGCGGGCTTTGGACATTTTGCCATCGCAAATGAGGAT GTGTACAAGCTGGCTGAGACAATTAAATCATCTTCTTGTTGTAAGATCACTCGTGAACCTGGTCCTGTCAAGGGAGGGTCCACTGTGATTGCCTTTGCACAAGACCCAGATGGTTACATGTTCGAGCTTATCCAGAGGGGTCCGACGCCTGAGCCTCTCTGTCAAGTTATGCTTCGTGTTGGTGACCTTGATCGGTCTATCATGTTCTACGAGAAG GCCCTTGGGATGAAGCTTCTGAGGAAAAAAGATGTGCCTCAGTACAAG TACACAATTGCCATGATGGGCTATGCCGAGGAGGATAAGACCACTGTTCTGGAGTTGACATACAACTATGGTGTCACAGAATATAACAAGGGCAATGCATATGCTCAG GTTGCTATTGGCACTGACGATGTGTACAAGAGTGCTGAAGCAGTTGAGCTGGTTACCAAAGAACTAGGTGGAAAGATTCTACGGCAGCCTGGGCCACTACCGGGGCTGAACACGAAGATCACCTCTTTCCTTGACCCCGATGGCTGGAAAGTG GTTCTGGTGGATCATGCGGACTTCCTCAAGGAACTCCACTAA
- the LOC125529633 gene encoding lactoylglutathione lyase isoform X2 — protein sequence MATGSEAGKPAEVVLEWPKQDKKRMLHAVYRVGDLDRTIKCYTECFGMKLLRKRDVPEEKYTNAFLGFGPEDTNFALELTYNYGVDKYDIGAGFGHFAIANEDVYKLAETIKSSSCCKITREPGPVKGGSTVIAFAQDPDGYMFELIQRGPTPEPLCQVMLRVGDLDRSIMFYEKALGMKLLRKKDVPQYKYTIAMMGYAEEDKTTVLELTYNYGVTEYNKGNAYAQVAIGTDDVYKSAEAVELVTKELGGKILRQPGPLPGLNTKITSFLDPDGWKVVLVDHADFLKELH from the exons ATGGCAACCGGTAGCGAAGCTGGAAAGCCCGCGGAGGTCGTGCTGGAGTGGCCTAAGCAGGACAAAAAGAGGATGCTGCATGCTGTTTACCGTGTGGGAGATCTGGACCGTACCATTAA GTGTTACACAGAATGCTTTGGGATGAAGCTGTTGAGGAAAAGAGATGTTCCTGAAGAGAAGTACACCAATGCGTTTCTTGGGTTTGGACCTGAGGACACTAATTTTGCACTTGAGCTGACTTACA ATTATGGTGTTGACAAGTATGACATTGGAGCGGGCTTTGGACATTTTGCCATCGCAAATGAGGAT GTGTACAAGCTGGCTGAGACAATTAAATCATCTTCTTGTTGTAAGATCACTCGTGAACCTGGTCCTGTCAAGGGAGGGTCCACTGTGATTGCCTTTGCACAAGACCCAGATGGTTACATGTTCGAGCTTATCCAGAGGGGTCCGACGCCTGAGCCTCTCTGTCAAGTTATGCTTCGTGTTGGTGACCTTGATCGGTCTATCATGTTCTACGAGAAG GCCCTTGGGATGAAGCTTCTGAGGAAAAAAGATGTGCCTCAGTACAAG TACACAATTGCCATGATGGGCTATGCCGAGGAGGATAAGACCACTGTTCTGGAGTTGACATACAACTATGGTGTCACAGAATATAACAAGGGCAATGCATATGCTCAG GTTGCTATTGGCACTGACGATGTGTACAAGAGTGCTGAAGCAGTTGAGCTGGTTACCAAAGAACTAGGTGGAAAGATTCTACGGCAGCCTGGGCCACTACCGGGGCTGAACACGAAGATCACCTCTTTCCTTGACCCCGATGGCTGGAAAGTG GTTCTGGTGGATCATGCGGACTTCCTCAAGGAACTCCACTAA
- the LOC125529634 gene encoding 18 kDa seed maturation protein-like — MESGKEAAANAGASARAGMEKTRAAVQGQVDKAAAYTTGHREAAVVNKEAAEVKKQQRIHAAEEEKQRAVRGHAAAKECAETEDRHGGHGDE; from the coding sequence ATGGAGTCGGGCAAGGAGGCCGCGGCGAACGCCGGCGCGTCGGCGCGCGCCGGCATGGAGAAGACGAGGGCCGCCGTGCAGGGGCAGGTGGACAAGGCCGCGGCGTACACGACAGGGCACAGGGAGGCGGCGGTGGTGAACAAGGAGGCGGCCGAGGTGAAGAAGCAGCAGCGGATTCACGCCGCCGAGGAGGAGAAGCAGCGCGCCGTGCGGGGCCACGCCGCCGCCAAGGAGTGCGCAGAGACGGAGGACCGCCACGGCGGCCACGGTGACGAATGA